A stretch of Lysobacter sp. K5869 DNA encodes these proteins:
- a CDS encoding superoxide dismutase family protein has protein sequence MNATLRIAVLAAATAALAACGGQAVKPTPPANAGAGARPVSTASSANVVLASASGSLVSGKLTLRPMGDGVHLTGEIGGLTPNSTHAIHIHEKGDCSAADASSAGGHFNPAGQPHGQVDHGAHHAGDMDNLVADAQGVAKVDAHASGVTLGGGAPNDVAGRAVIVHASPDDYKSQPAGNAGARLACGVIKVGR, from the coding sequence ATGAACGCGACTCTTCGCATCGCCGTACTCGCCGCCGCCACCGCCGCGCTCGCCGCGTGCGGCGGCCAGGCCGTCAAACCCACGCCGCCTGCGAACGCGGGCGCGGGCGCTCGTCCGGTGTCCACCGCCAGTTCGGCCAACGTGGTGTTGGCCTCGGCGTCGGGCTCGTTGGTCAGCGGCAAGCTGACGTTGCGTCCGATGGGCGACGGCGTGCATCTCACCGGCGAGATCGGCGGGCTGACGCCGAACAGCACCCACGCGATCCACATCCACGAGAAAGGCGATTGCAGCGCCGCCGACGCCAGCAGCGCGGGCGGCCACTTCAATCCGGCCGGACAGCCGCACGGCCAAGTCGATCACGGCGCGCACCACGCCGGCGACATGGACAATCTGGTCGCCGACGCGCAGGGCGTGGCCAAGGTCGATGCGCACGCCAGCGGCGTGACCCTCGGCGGCGGCGCGCCGAACGACGTCGCCGGCCGCGCGGTGATCGTCCACGCCTCGCCCGACGACTACAAGAGCCAGCCGGCCGGCAATGCCGGCGCGCGTTTGGCTTGCGGCGTCATCAAGGTCGGCCGTTGA
- the ntrC gene encoding nitrogen regulation protein NR(I) — protein sequence MSAARVWVVDDDRSVRFVLATALREAGYQVDGFENAADALSALEERGAPALLFTDVRMPGDGGLALLEKLKARAPSLPVVVMSAYTDVASTAGAFRGGAQEFLSKPFDLDEAVALAARTLATSAPQAPAEPDAEAAAADTLIGDTPAMLTLFRAIGRLAQAPLSVLITGETGTGKELVARALHRESPRSHKPFVALNTAAIPAELLESELFGHEAGAFTGAQRRHVGRFEQAHGGSLFLDEIGDMPLPLQTRLLRVLAEGEFFRVGGRELIRVDVRVIAATHQDLEGLVAQGKFRADLLHRLDVVRLRLPPLRERRGDVPQLAERFLAAAAQRFGTPLKRLSKPALERLMAHDWPGNVRELENVCWRLAALAPGDAIAREDLDEALGAPPANAAGAGEEWEALLSAWARAQLAEGRANLHAEARERFDRALLEAALAHTGGRRTEAAARLGLGRNTLTRKLGPGRPRG from the coding sequence ATGAGCGCGGCGCGCGTGTGGGTCGTCGACGACGACCGTTCGGTCCGCTTCGTGCTCGCCACCGCGCTGCGCGAGGCCGGTTATCAAGTGGATGGATTCGAGAACGCCGCCGACGCGTTGAGCGCGCTGGAGGAGCGCGGCGCGCCGGCCCTGTTGTTCACCGACGTGCGCATGCCCGGCGACGGCGGTTTGGCGTTGCTGGAAAAACTCAAGGCGCGCGCGCCGTCGCTGCCGGTGGTGGTGATGAGCGCCTACACCGACGTCGCCAGCACCGCCGGCGCGTTCCGCGGCGGCGCGCAGGAATTCTTGTCCAAGCCGTTCGATCTCGACGAGGCCGTCGCGCTGGCCGCGCGCACGCTGGCGACCAGCGCGCCGCAAGCGCCGGCCGAGCCGGACGCCGAAGCGGCCGCCGCCGACACCTTGATCGGCGACACCCCGGCGATGCTGACCTTGTTCCGCGCCATCGGCCGGCTCGCGCAGGCGCCGCTGTCGGTGCTGATCACCGGCGAGACCGGCACCGGCAAGGAATTGGTCGCGCGCGCGCTGCACCGCGAATCGCCGCGTTCGCACAAGCCCTTCGTCGCGCTCAACACCGCGGCGATTCCGGCCGAATTGCTGGAAAGCGAGTTGTTCGGCCACGAGGCCGGCGCGTTCACCGGCGCGCAGCGCCGCCATGTCGGCCGCTTCGAGCAGGCCCACGGCGGCAGCTTGTTCCTCGACGAAATCGGCGACATGCCGTTGCCGCTGCAGACGCGCTTGCTGCGCGTGCTGGCCGAAGGCGAGTTCTTCCGCGTCGGCGGGCGCGAACTGATCCGGGTCGATGTGCGGGTGATCGCCGCGACCCACCAAGATTTGGAAGGCTTGGTCGCGCAAGGAAAATTCCGCGCCGACTTGCTGCACCGTCTCGACGTGGTGCGCCTGCGCCTGCCGCCGCTGCGCGAGCGCCGCGGCGACGTGCCGCAACTGGCCGAGCGTTTTCTCGCCGCCGCCGCGCAGCGCTTCGGCACGCCGCTCAAGCGCTTGTCGAAACCCGCGCTGGAACGGCTGATGGCGCACGATTGGCCCGGCAACGTGCGCGAGTTGGAGAACGTGTGCTGGCGTCTGGCCGCGCTGGCGCCGGGCGATGCGATCGCGCGCGAGGATCTCGACGAAGCGCTCGGCGCCCCGCCCGCGAACGCGGCGGGCGCGGGCGAGGAATGGGAAGCGCTGCTGTCGGCGTGGGCGCGCGCGCAGTTGGCCGAGGGCCGCGCCAATCTGCATGCCGAGGCGCGCGAACGTTTCGACCGCGCCTTGCTCGAAGCCGCGCTCGCCCACACCGGCGGCCGCCGCACCGAAGCGGCGGCGCGCTTGGGGCTGGGGCGCAATACCTTGACCCGCAAGCTCGGTCCGGGCCGTCCCCGCGGTTGA
- a CDS encoding ATP-binding protein has product MPSDPQPAPDLGLDGLTTPIAWSDAAGSLTGCNLAFSRWFGVGARRLLGWPLAGLDAGDGRLALAVARAGGDEAPLRMRRMRLRYGDGEERFADLWLSRREDGGWLLEAHPVDEFPGDDPALLLPSALSASLKGLAHELRNPLAGLKGASQLLARRVDDADSRELIELIDSEVERLTGLVDRLLTPAPPRPHAPLNIHAVLERVLRLAEADAGWAVRLVRDYDPSLPEFAGDADRLMQAVWNLARNAIEAGANHVHLRTRVEHGARIGDSAHPIALRLEIIDDGRGVPEELAEQLFLPLVSGRAEGSGLGLALAQQVAREHRGSLTYRSRPGHTVFTLLLPMHIEDNDGQAPGETQA; this is encoded by the coding sequence ATGCCCTCCGACCCCCAGCCCGCTCCCGACCTCGGCCTCGACGGCCTGACCACGCCCATCGCCTGGAGCGACGCGGCCGGCAGCCTGACCGGCTGCAACCTCGCGTTCTCGCGCTGGTTCGGCGTCGGCGCGCGGCGCTTACTGGGCTGGCCGCTGGCCGGGCTCGATGCGGGCGACGGCCGTTTGGCGCTGGCGGTGGCGCGCGCGGGCGGCGACGAAGCGCCGTTGCGCATGCGCCGCATGCGCTTGCGTTACGGCGACGGCGAAGAGCGTTTCGCCGATCTGTGGCTGAGCCGGCGCGAGGACGGCGGCTGGTTGCTGGAAGCGCATCCGGTCGACGAGTTTCCCGGCGACGATCCGGCGCTGTTGTTGCCGTCGGCGTTGTCGGCCTCGCTCAAGGGGCTCGCGCACGAACTGCGCAATCCGCTCGCCGGCTTGAAGGGCGCTTCGCAATTGCTCGCGCGCCGCGTCGACGACGCCGATTCGCGCGAGTTGATCGAACTGATCGACAGCGAAGTCGAGCGCCTCACCGGCTTGGTCGACCGCTTGCTGACGCCGGCGCCGCCGCGGCCGCACGCGCCGCTCAACATCCACGCCGTGCTCGAACGCGTGCTGCGTCTGGCCGAAGCCGACGCCGGTTGGGCGGTGCGCCTGGTGCGCGACTACGACCCCAGCCTGCCCGAGTTCGCCGGCGACGCCGACCGCTTGATGCAGGCAGTGTGGAATCTGGCGCGCAACGCCATCGAGGCCGGCGCCAATCACGTCCATCTGCGCACCCGGGTCGAGCACGGCGCGCGCATCGGCGACAGCGCGCATCCGATCGCGCTGCGCCTGGAGATCATCGACGACGGCCGCGGCGTGCCCGAGGAACTGGCCGAGCAACTGTTCCTGCCGCTGGTGTCCGGCCGCGCCGAAGGCAGCGGGCTCGGGCTGGCGCTGGCGCAGCAGGTCGCGCGCGAGCATCGCGGGTCGCTGACTTATCGCTCGCGTCCCGGCCACACGGTGTTCACGCTGTTGCTGCCGATGCACATCGAAGACAACGACGGGCAAGCGCCCGGGGAGACGCAGGCATGA
- a CDS encoding SDR family oxidoreductase, which produces MQGELAGKVAVVHGGSGAIGGAVARAFAREGARVFLAARGRERLDATAAAIVAAGGSAEADSVDALDPAAVAAHADAVAARAGGIDIVFNAVGYVHVQGVPLAELSVDAFELPVHRYIRSQYLIAQAAAQHMREGGAVLALTTPAGRMTGPGYLGHCVACAGVEALSRHMAGELGARGIRAVCLRAHVIPETLQHGSHAREVFQPLADAAGMSIETMLQGAAEGTPLKRLPTLDDIAGAAVFAASPRSSALTGAILNLTSGFVLD; this is translated from the coding sequence ATGCAAGGCGAACTCGCAGGCAAGGTAGCGGTGGTTCACGGCGGCAGCGGCGCCATCGGCGGCGCGGTGGCGCGGGCGTTCGCGCGCGAAGGCGCACGGGTGTTCCTGGCCGCGCGCGGACGCGAGCGGCTCGACGCGACGGCAGCGGCGATCGTCGCCGCGGGCGGTTCGGCCGAGGCCGACAGCGTCGACGCGCTCGATCCCGCCGCGGTCGCGGCCCACGCCGACGCCGTCGCCGCGCGCGCCGGCGGCATCGACATCGTGTTCAACGCGGTCGGCTACGTGCACGTGCAAGGCGTGCCGCTGGCCGAGTTGAGCGTGGACGCGTTCGAGCTACCGGTGCATCGCTACATCCGCAGCCAATACCTGATCGCGCAAGCCGCCGCCCAGCACATGCGCGAAGGCGGCGCGGTGCTCGCGCTGACCACGCCGGCCGGACGCATGACCGGCCCCGGCTACCTCGGCCACTGCGTCGCCTGCGCGGGCGTGGAAGCGCTGTCGCGGCACATGGCCGGCGAACTCGGCGCGCGCGGCATCCGCGCAGTCTGCCTGCGCGCGCATGTGATTCCCGAAACCTTGCAACACGGCTCGCATGCGCGCGAAGTGTTCCAACCGCTGGCCGACGCCGCCGGCATGAGCATCGAGACCATGCTGCAAGGCGCGGCCGAAGGCACGCCGCTCAAGCGCTTGCCGACCTTGGACGACATCGCCGGCGCGGCGGTGTTTGCGGCGTCGCCGCGCTCGTCGGCGCTGACCGGCGCGATCCTCAACCTCACCAGCGGGTTTGTGCTGGATTGA
- a CDS encoding MmcQ/YjbR family DNA-binding protein, which yields MPAAHPPVPAAILTRLNAICLGLPEAYEETAWAGVRWMVAKKNFAHAVRIESGWPPAYAEAAATAGPATVVTFRLPVERLATPRFKRAPFFRPVWFANIAGLIVGEDSDWDEIADLIVASYRVLAPKRLALLVDSAGL from the coding sequence ATGCCCGCCGCCCATCCGCCCGTCCCCGCCGCGATCCTGACCCGCCTCAACGCGATCTGCCTGGGCCTGCCCGAGGCCTACGAAGAAACCGCCTGGGCCGGCGTGCGCTGGATGGTGGCGAAGAAGAACTTCGCGCATGCGGTGCGGATCGAGAGCGGCTGGCCGCCGGCGTATGCCGAGGCGGCCGCCACGGCGGGGCCTGCGACGGTAGTGACGTTCCGCTTGCCGGTGGAGCGGCTGGCGACGCCGCGGTTCAAGCGGGCCCCGTTTTTTCGGCCGGTTTGGTTCGCGAATATCGCGGGGCTGATCGTGGGCGAGGACAGCGATTGGGACGAAATCGCCGATCTCATCGTTGCGAGTTATCGCGTGCTGGCACCGAAGCGGTTGGCGCTGCTGGTGGATAGCGCCGGGCTTTAA
- a CDS encoding trans-aconitate 2-methyltransferase, whose protein sequence is MWDPAKYLDFADLRGRPFFDLTGRIGATAPRRVVDLGCGPGNLTAALAQRWPHAALEASDNSPEMVAAARKLGIDAELIDVRDWAPKPDTDVVVSNAVLQWVPEHRELLERWVRELPAGAWIAIQVPGNFDAPSHALTRKLAASPAWAGKLGAVGLRDDEAVDAPTQYAERLARSGCQVDAWETTYTQRLQGESAVLEWITGTALRPVKAALGPDDWQRFRVELAAMLDEAYPPRGDGTTWFEFRRIFVVARTPG, encoded by the coding sequence ATGTGGGACCCCGCCAAGTACCTCGACTTCGCCGACCTGCGCGGCCGGCCGTTCTTCGATCTCACCGGCCGCATCGGCGCGACCGCGCCGCGCCGGGTCGTCGATCTGGGCTGCGGCCCGGGCAATCTGACCGCCGCGCTGGCGCAGCGCTGGCCGCACGCGGCGTTGGAGGCGAGCGACAACTCGCCGGAGATGGTCGCCGCGGCGCGCAAGCTCGGTATCGACGCCGAGTTGATCGATGTGCGCGATTGGGCGCCCAAGCCCGATACCGATGTGGTCGTGTCGAACGCGGTGTTGCAGTGGGTGCCGGAGCATCGCGAGTTGCTGGAGCGCTGGGTGCGCGAGTTGCCGGCCGGGGCGTGGATCGCGATCCAGGTGCCGGGGAATTTCGATGCGCCGTCGCATGCGCTGACGCGCAAGCTCGCGGCCAGTCCCGCGTGGGCGGGCAAGCTCGGCGCGGTCGGGTTGCGCGACGACGAGGCGGTGGATGCGCCGACGCAGTACGCGGAGCGTTTGGCGCGATCGGGTTGCCAGGTCGATGCGTGGGAGACGACGTACACCCAGCGCTTGCAGGGCGAGAGCGCGGTGCTGGAGTGGATCACCGGGACGGCGTTGCGGCCGGTCAAGGCGGCGCTGGGGCCGGACGATTGGCAGCGCTTCCGCGTCGAGCTGGCGGCGATGTTGGATGAAGCGTATCCGCCGCGCGGGGATGGGACGACGTGGTTCGAATTTCGGCGGATTTTCGTGGTGGCGCGGACGCCGGGGTGA